A window of Diabrotica virgifera virgifera chromosome 9, PGI_DIABVI_V3a contains these coding sequences:
- the LOC126891614 gene encoding PHD finger protein 13-like, which yields MDDKTLWDRAKDIQIEIDDNLEPRNANDLSTTNEVAEEEQISQNDATTELIGTNSKTPASNGEHLPVLPQCSWMPDPVQIPSATSNLTSFPTASPQHVLPIPKMEQNKKRNSRKKGKTAILTLSPYFEELKKAKEETKTKAAKKVERVKRKVSFSKDGSKATKEKVVKKKRVLLNKGLKDKTRDSDSSDTEDDAECLYCQDFYSTSNEGWVACSSCYSWAHNSCADVDNEDDESVFICELCVH from the exons ATGGACgataagacactatgggatagagctaaaG ATATTCAAATAGAAATAGATGATAATTTGGAGCCCAGAAATGCCAATGATTTGTCAACGACAAATGAAGTAGCCGAGGAGGAACAAATTAGTCAAAATGATGCCACCACTGAACTCATCGGAACAAACTCTAAAACACCAGCATCTAACGGTGAACACCTACCCGTTCTTCCTCAGTGTTCATGGATGCCAGATCCTGTTCAAATTCCTTCAGCTACAAGTAACCTAACGTCATTTCCGACTGCTTCTCCTCAACATGTTCTACCGATACCGAAAATGGAACAGAATAAGAAAAGAAATTCTCGAAAAAAGGGAAAAACAGCAATTCTGACTTTATCGCCATATTTCGAAGAGTTGAAAAAGGCCAAGGAAGAAACAAAAACTAAGGCGGCTAAAAAAGTAGAGCGAGTAAAAAGAAAAGTCAGCTTCAGTAAAGACGGAAGTAAAGCCACTAAAGAGAAAGTGGTTAAAAAGAAGAGGGTGTTGTTAAATAAAGGTCTGAAAGACAAGACAAGAGACTCTGATTCCAGTGACACTGAAGATGATGCCGAGTGTTTATACTGCCAAGACTTCTATTCAACTTCCAATGAAGGATGGGTAGCATGCTCATCGTGCTACAGTTGGGCACATAATTCTTGTGCAGACGTAGATAATGAGGATGATGAATCAGTTTTCATCTGTGAATTATGTGTACATTAA